One part of the Anopheles coustani chromosome 2, idAnoCousDA_361_x.2, whole genome shotgun sequence genome encodes these proteins:
- the LOC131262333 gene encoding cyclin-dependent kinases regulatory subunit 1, with product MSVKDIYYSDKYYDDEFEYRHVVLPKDIAKLVPKTHLMSENEWRAIGVQQSRGWVHYMIHQPEPHILLFRRPITK from the exons ATGAGTGTCAAAGATATATATTATTCGGACAAGTATTACGACGACGAATTTGAGTACAG GCATGTAGTGTTGCCGAAAGATATCGCTAAGCTGGTACCCAAAACACACCTTATGTCGGAGAACGAGTGGCGGGCCATAGGTGTACAGCAGTCCCGTGGCTGGGTCCACTACATGATCCACCAACCCGAACCACATATCCTCTTATTCCGAAGGCCTATTACGAAGTAA
- the LOC131266163 gene encoding eukaryotic translation elongation factor 2 isoform X1, producing MVNFTVDEIRAMMDKKRNIRNMSVIAHVDHGKSTLTDSLVSKAGIIAGAKAGETRFTDTRKDEQERCITIKSTAISMYFELDDKDLVFITNPDQRDKECKGFLINLIDSPGHVDFSSEVTAALRVTDGALVVVDCVSGVCVQTETVLRQAIAERIKPVLFMNKMDRALLELQLDAEDLYQTFQRIVENVNVIIATYNDDGGPMGEVRVDPSRGSVGFGSGLHGWAFTLKQFAEMYSAMFKIDVVKLMNRLWGENFFNSKTKKWAKVKDEDNKRSFVMYILDPIYKVFDAIMNYKADEIPKLLEKLKVTLKHEDKDKDGKNLLKVVMRSWLPAGEALLQMIAIHLPSPVVAQKYRMEMLYEGPHDDEAAVAVKTCDPEGPLMMYVSKMVPTSDKGRFYAFGRVFAGKVATGQKCRIMGPNFTPGKKEDLYEKAIQRTILMMGRYVEAIEDVPCGNICGLVGVDQFLVKTGTISTFKDAHNMKVMKFSVSPVVRVAVEPKNPADLPKLVEGLKRLAKSDPMVQCIIEESGEHIIAGAGELHLEICLKDLEEDHACIPLKKSDPVVSYRETVSEESDQMCLSKSPNKHNRLFMKAVPMPDGLADDIDNGEVNARDEFKQRARYLSEKYDYDVTEARKIWCFGPDGTGPNIVVDCTKGVQYLNEIKDSVVAGFQWASKEGVLAEENMRGVRFNIYDVTLHADAIHRGGGQIIPTARRVLYASYITAAPRMMEPVYLCEIQCPETAVGGIYGVLNRRRGHVFEESQVAGTPMFVVKAYLPVNESFGFTADLRSNTGGQAFPQCVFDHWQILPGDPSEPSSKPYQIVQDIRKRKGLKDGLPDLSQYLDKM from the exons ATG GTGAATTTTACCGTTGACGAAATCCGTGCCATGATGGACAAGAAGCGGAACATCCGCAACATGTCCGTCATCGCCCACGTCGATCACGGAAAGTCCACCCTGACCGATTCGCTGGTATCGAAGGCCGGTATCATCGCCGGTGCTAAGGCCGGTGAGACCCGTTTCACCGATACCCGCAAGGACGAGCAGGAGCGTTGCATTACCATCAAGTCGAC CGCCATCTCCATGTACTTCGAGCTGGACGACAAGGATCTGGTGTTCATCACGAACCCGGATCAGCGTGACAAGGAATGCAAGGGTTTCTTGATCAATTTGATCGACTCGCCCGGACACGTCGATTTCTCGTCGGAAGTGACGGCCGCGCTGCGCGTGACTGACGGTgccctggtggtggtggactgCGTGTCCGGCGTGTGCGTGCAGACCGAGACGGTGCTGCGCCAGGCCATCGCCGAGCGCATCAAGCCGGTCTTGTTCATGAACAAGATGGACCGCgcgctgctcgagctgcagCTCGACGCGGAGGATCTGTACCAGACCTTCCAGCGTATCGTCGAGAACGTGAACGTCATCATCGCCACGTACAACGACGATGGTGGCCCGATGGGTGAGGTGCGCGTCGATCCGTCCCGCGGCTCGGTCGGTTTCGGATCCGGTCTGCACGGCTGGGCGTTCACGCTCAAGCAGTTTGCCGAAATGTACTCGGCCATGTTCAAGATCGACGTGGTGAAGCTGATGAACCGCCTGTGGGGCGAGAACTTCTTCAACTCGAAGACGAAGAAGTGGGCCAAGGTCAAGGACGAGGACAACAAGCGTTCGTTCGTGATGTACATCCTCGACCCGATCTATAAGGTGTTCGACGCCATCATGAACTACAAGGCGGACGAGATCCCGAAGCTGCTTGAGAAGCTGAAGGTGACGCTGAAGCACGAGGACAAGGACAAGGATGGCAAGAACCTGCTGAAGGTGGTGATGCGCAGCTGGCTGCCGGCCGGTGAAGCTCTGCTTCAGATGATTGCCATCCATCTGCCGTCGCCGGTGGTCGCCCAGAAGTACCGTATGGAGATGCTGTACGAGGGCCCGCACGACGATGAGGCCGCCGTTGCCGTGAAGACGTGCGACCCCGAGGGTCCGCTGATGATGTACGTATCGAAGATGGTGCCGACCTCGGACAAGGGTCGCTTCTACGCCTTCGGACGTGTGTTCGCCGGTAAGGTCGCCACCGGCCAGAAGTGCCGTATCATGGGCCCGAACTTCACCCCCGGCAAGAAGGAGGATCTGTACGAGAAGGCTATCCAGCGTACGATTCTGATGATGGGTCGCTACGTCGAGGCCATCGAGGATGTGCCGTGCGGTAACATCTGCGGTCTGGTCGGTGTCGATCAGTTCCTGGTCAAGACCGGTACCATCTCCACCTTCAAGGATGCCCACAACATGAAGGTGATGAAGTTCTCCGTGTCGCCGGTCGTGCGTGTTGCCGTCGAGCCGAAGAACCCGGCCGATCTGCCCAAGCTGGTGGAGGGTCTGAAGCGTCTGGCCAAGTCCGATCCCATGGTGCAGTGTATCATCGAGGAGTCCGGCGAGCACATCATTGCCGGTGCCGGTGAGTTGCATCTGGAAATTTGCCTCAAGGATCTGGAGGAGGACCATGCTTGCATTCCGCTGAAGAAGTCTGACCCGGTCGTCTCGTACCGCGAGACGGTCTCGGAAGAGTCGGACCAGATGTGTCTGTCCAAGTCGCCGAACAAGCACAACCGTCTGTTCATGAAGGCGGTCCCGATGCCGGACGGTCTGGCCGATGACATCGATAACGGTGAAGTGAACGCGCGCGATGAGTTCAAGCAGCGTGCCCGTTATCTGTCCGAGAAGTACGACTACGATGTGACTGAGGCGCGTAAGATCTGGTGCTTCGGTCCGGACGGTACTGGTCCGAACATCGTGGTCGACTGCACGAAGGGTGTGCAGTACCTGAACGAAATCAAGGATTCCGTTGTCGCCGGTTTCCAGTGGGCATCGAAGGAAGGTGTCCTCGCCGAGGAGAACATGCGTG GTGTGCGCTTCAACATTTACGATGTGACCCTGCACGCTGATGCTATCCATCGTGGAGGTGGTCAGATCATTCCGACTGCCCGTCGTGTGCTGTACGCTTCGTACATCACGGCCGCGCCCCGTATGATGGAGCCGGTCTACCTGTGCGAAATCCAGTGCCCGGAAACCGCCGTCGGAGGTATCTACGGTGTGCTGAACAGACGTCGTGGCCACGTGTTCGAGGAATCGCAGGTTGCCGGAACGCCCATGTTCGTGGTTAAGGCTTACCTGCCTGTCAACGAGTCGTTCGGTTTTACCGCCGATCTGAG ATCCAACACGGGCGGACAGGCCTTCCCGCAGTGCGTGTTCGATCACTGGCAGATTCTGCCGGGTGACCCGAGCGAACCCAGCAGCAAACCGTACCAGATTGTTCAGGACATCCGCAAGCGTAAGGGTCTGAAGGATGGCCTGCCGGATCTGTCGCAGTACTTGGACAAGATGTAA